From Kangiella sp. TOML190, one genomic window encodes:
- a CDS encoding energy transducer TonB produces MAQAKTAVKLQERVVTDSDRLRFAIFLAIAVHFLLIFGVRFVLPSAESSPVPLSLDVTLAHRASLEAPENPDFVGQNNQIGAGSAEQAERPTTELEHFKTTEGVTATPSLEVDPQQAKMLANQSLVTSSQGNRTVNANPLEEPKPIEQTVEELAEISPDPELLKQMNLEQDLQDKLDTRGIKEEGIAASVMASPDEAPYLEAWRNKVLAVGNRHYIPISQKLGQGSPTVRVVIGKQGELLAVSIEKASGNALIDETAKELIRLAAPFDPLPESIRQQKNTLEIVRVMNFDPGRGVNSSSSK; encoded by the coding sequence ATGGCACAAGCTAAAACCGCAGTAAAGCTACAAGAACGGGTGGTTACTGACAGTGATCGACTGCGGTTTGCCATTTTTTTAGCCATTGCAGTGCATTTTTTGCTGATATTTGGGGTTCGTTTTGTATTACCGTCAGCCGAATCGAGCCCAGTACCCCTGTCGCTAGACGTAACTCTGGCCCATCGTGCCAGTTTAGAAGCCCCTGAAAATCCTGATTTCGTAGGTCAAAACAATCAAATTGGTGCAGGCAGTGCCGAACAGGCCGAACGCCCCACCACCGAATTGGAACACTTTAAAACCACCGAAGGCGTGACCGCAACACCGAGCCTTGAAGTGGATCCGCAGCAGGCTAAAATGCTTGCTAACCAAAGCCTAGTTACCAGTAGTCAAGGTAATCGAACGGTTAATGCCAATCCTTTAGAAGAGCCAAAACCAATTGAGCAGACGGTTGAAGAATTGGCGGAGATCTCTCCGGATCCGGAGCTTTTAAAGCAAATGAACCTTGAGCAAGATTTGCAAGATAAGCTTGATACTCGCGGCATTAAAGAAGAAGGAATTGCAGCATCAGTGATGGCCTCGCCCGATGAAGCACCCTATTTAGAAGCCTGGCGCAACAAAGTCCTGGCCGTTGGCAACCGCCACTATATTCCTATCTCGCAAAAACTTGGTCAAGGTTCGCCTACCGTACGAGTAGTGATCGGCAAGCAAGGTGAATTATTAGCGGTCTCCATCGAGAAAGCTTCGGGCAATGCGCTCATTGACGAAACCGCCAAAGAGCTTATTCGTTTGGCGGCGCCTTTCGATCCTTTGCCTGAATCCATTCGCCAACAAAAAAATACTTTAGAAATCGTGCGTGTAATGAATTTTGATCCGGGGCGCGGCGTTAACAGCAGCTCCAGTAAATAA
- the gshB gene encoding glutathione synthase, whose translation MTYSLLMIMDPIEKINIKKDTSFGFLLEAQERNWDIYYCQPQDLSLRSTKIVASCQKAQVYNEVGNHYKLEPTEIRALADFSFAFMRKDPPFNMDYIYSTYLLELAQEQGAMVVNNPRSLRDCNEKLYTAWFPQFTPETLVAANKAQFEQFLAQHQDVILKPLDGMGGASIFRVKQGDPNLSVIIETLTEHGKQLAMAQKFIPEITAGDKRILVVNGEVIPYTLARIPPQGETRGNLAAGGSGVPMPITEKELAIAQQIAPDLVKRGLYFVGLDMIGDYVTEINVTSPTCMRELQDEYGINIAAKLFDAVEAQLE comes from the coding sequence ATGACTTACTCGCTGCTCATGATCATGGATCCGATCGAAAAAATTAACATTAAGAAGGACACCAGCTTTGGATTTCTGCTCGAGGCACAAGAGCGTAATTGGGATATTTATTATTGCCAGCCGCAGGATTTAAGCCTTAGATCGACAAAAATTGTCGCTTCTTGCCAAAAGGCACAAGTTTACAATGAAGTAGGTAATCACTATAAGCTAGAGCCCACTGAAATAAGAGCTTTAGCAGACTTCAGTTTCGCCTTTATGCGCAAAGATCCGCCCTTTAATATGGACTATATCTACAGCACCTACCTGCTGGAATTGGCGCAAGAACAAGGCGCCATGGTTGTGAACAATCCGCGCAGCCTGCGCGACTGTAATGAAAAACTCTACACCGCCTGGTTTCCGCAATTTACCCCAGAAACCCTAGTTGCCGCCAATAAAGCACAATTTGAGCAGTTTTTGGCGCAACACCAAGACGTGATTTTAAAACCGCTCGACGGCATGGGCGGCGCTTCGATTTTCAGGGTAAAACAAGGCGACCCCAATTTATCGGTGATCATCGAAACCCTAACCGAACATGGCAAGCAGCTAGCGATGGCGCAAAAGTTTATTCCCGAAATCACCGCGGGCGATAAGCGTATTCTAGTGGTCAATGGCGAAGTGATTCCCTATACCTTGGCGCGAATTCCTCCACAGGGTGAAACCCGAGGTAACTTAGCTGCTGGCGGTAGCGGCGTGCCAATGCCGATCACAGAAAAGGAACTAGCCATCGCTCAACAAATAGCACCGGATCTGGTCAAGCGAGGACTTTATTTCGTGGGCTTAGATATGATTGGCGATTATGTTACCGAAATCAACGTTACCAGCCCAACTTGTATGCGAGAATTGCAAGATGAGTATGGCATTAACATCGCCGCTAAGCTGTTTGATGCGGTGGAAGCTCAGCTAGAATAA
- the pilG gene encoding twitching motility response regulator PilG — MSDLFAGLKVMVVDDSKTIRRTAETLLKKQGCEVVTGVDGYDALSKIADYKPDIIFIDIMMPRLDGYQTCALVKSNKEFGKTPIIMLSSKDGVFDKAKGRVVGSDNYLTKPFSRDELLNAISGQLSD; from the coding sequence ATGAGCGATTTATTTGCAGGACTGAAGGTCATGGTCGTGGACGATAGTAAAACTATCCGCCGGACGGCTGAAACTTTGCTTAAAAAACAAGGATGTGAGGTGGTCACCGGGGTCGATGGTTACGATGCCTTATCTAAGATTGCCGACTACAAGCCAGATATCATATTTATTGACATTATGATGCCGCGTTTAGACGGCTATCAAACTTGTGCCTTGGTAAAAAGCAATAAAGAATTTGGTAAAACTCCAATCATTATGCTGTCGAGTAAGGACGGTGTTTTTGATAAGGCCAAAGGACGTGTGGTGGGATCGGATAATTATCTAACTAAACCCTTTAGTCGTGACGAACTCTTGAATGCAATCAGTGGCCAATTAAGTGATTAG
- a CDS encoding response regulator transcription factor, with product MARVLIVDDSPTEAHILTGILEKNGHQVITAPDGESGIVSAKANNPDVILMDVVMPGLNGFQATRQLKRDNATSGIPVIIVSTKSQATDRVWGMRQGANDYITKPVDESALMESLNNVLGG from the coding sequence ATGGCGCGTGTACTAATTGTGGATGATTCACCCACAGAAGCTCATATCCTGACAGGTATTTTAGAAAAAAATGGTCATCAGGTAATCACGGCTCCCGATGGTGAGTCGGGCATCGTTTCGGCAAAGGCCAACAATCCTGATGTGATTTTAATGGACGTAGTGATGCCTGGCTTGAATGGCTTTCAGGCAACGCGTCAACTAAAACGCGATAACGCTACCTCTGGGATCCCGGTGATTATCGTGTCTACCAAATCTCAAGCCACAGACCGAGTCTGGGGGATGCGTCAAGGCGCTAACGACTATATCACCAAACCGGTAGATGAGTCGGCCTTGATGGAGTCGTTAAACAACGTGCTTGGTGGCTAA
- a CDS encoding chemotaxis protein CheW: MAKRSGNKSMDVVELLATIEQRSRTHKESLPEHDVRGTSFWSGVSFRLSGVDYLASLDEIHEIIPIPETTKVPGVKPWLKGVANLRGVLLTLVDLQEFLGRPSSRNVLNQRVLVLDQKGSYLGLIVDQVTGMQHFDKNDVLEKGLTADAAVAPYVVAAFEKEQEVWRVFGMNELAESAALHQIAV; the protein is encoded by the coding sequence ATGGCGAAGCGTAGCGGTAACAAGTCGATGGATGTAGTTGAACTCTTAGCTACCATTGAGCAACGTAGCCGCACTCACAAAGAATCGCTGCCGGAACACGATGTTCGCGGTACGTCTTTTTGGAGCGGCGTTAGCTTTCGCTTGAGCGGTGTTGATTATTTGGCTTCGCTCGATGAAATCCACGAAATTATTCCAATCCCAGAAACCACTAAGGTTCCTGGAGTTAAGCCTTGGCTAAAAGGTGTTGCCAATCTGCGCGGGGTCTTATTAACGCTGGTAGATTTGCAGGAATTTTTAGGCCGTCCCAGTTCGCGCAATGTACTCAATCAAAGGGTGTTGGTTTTAGACCAAAAGGGCTCTTATTTGGGTTTGATTGTGGATCAGGTTACCGGCATGCAGCATTTTGATAAAAATGATGTATTAGAAAAAGGCTTAACCGCCGATGCTGCGGTAGCGCCCTATGTGGTTGCTGCCTTTGAGAAAGAACAAGAAGTATGGCGAGTGTTCGGGATGAATGAGCTGGCGGAAAGTGCCGCGCTTCATCAAATCGCTGTCTAA
- a CDS encoding methyl-accepting chemotaxis protein yields the protein MSETKVKQGKQGSNFIIVLLVLALIAFAVNAIYGAIQSGNVAKRVALASEMKVLSQQISTNATEAAKGTQAAFADLDTATNKFNQNLRYLMDGDATSGLPASPAAIKNNQLTQLSNLWQTVNENTDKILENRDVVNQMFSNSQELNQLIPNLQSQYDSVIDTLLDSRASGSEVHQATRQKWLAERISSGLQKVFRGGEEAKLASENFGQDVDTFGANLEGQLNGDEILEVRRVANASARSALESIVDVYQNVNDRVDYIVFSTPKLFEVQSASDAIFASSDELLQDTQKVETAYTSQTTSLTEFGSIAISGALFALVLLLLVLLYLSQRKAEKSRLKESEVAAEKEKEENAQNQEAIIRLLDEIDSLADGDLTVKATVTEDFTGAIADSFNLTIDQLRGVVGTINDAVKQVSKSTDETQQTSMALAEASRQQAQEITGASAAINEMAASIEQVSTNASESSQVAEKSVEIAKKGGAVVRNTIKGMDTIREQIQETSKRIKRLGESSQEIGNIVSLINDIADQTNILALNAAIQASAAGEAGRGFAVVADEVQRLAERSGNATKQIEALVKTIQNDTNEAVISMEDTTSEVVRGARLAQDAGVSLEEIENVSTNLADLIQSISNAARQQAASAGHVSNTMTIIQEITSQTSDGTTETARSIGELAELSEGLRRSVAGFKLDSSNEDYYGADAAASQQYDEVSIEDMLEQTEEDMMEAEREFEDVEQQIDELDEDLSKEEPQMSEESDFDDLEELFAEETESTEKTL from the coding sequence ATGAGTGAGACCAAAGTAAAACAGGGCAAACAAGGCTCTAACTTTATTATCGTATTATTGGTATTGGCGCTGATTGCATTCGCCGTCAATGCAATCTACGGTGCAATTCAGTCTGGTAATGTCGCTAAGCGGGTGGCACTAGCTTCAGAAATGAAGGTATTGTCGCAGCAGATTTCTACTAACGCTACCGAGGCCGCTAAGGGTACTCAAGCAGCGTTTGCGGATTTGGATACGGCGACCAATAAGTTCAACCAGAATTTACGTTATCTGATGGATGGTGATGCCACTTCTGGTTTGCCAGCTTCGCCTGCGGCGATCAAAAATAATCAGCTAACGCAGTTGAGTAACTTGTGGCAAACGGTCAATGAGAATACCGATAAAATCTTGGAAAACCGAGATGTGGTTAATCAGATGTTCAGTAACTCGCAAGAGTTAAATCAGCTGATCCCGAATTTGCAAAGCCAGTATGACAGCGTTATTGATACCCTTTTAGATTCTCGCGCCAGTGGTAGCGAAGTTCATCAAGCAACGCGTCAAAAATGGTTAGCTGAGCGGATTTCATCTGGCCTACAAAAAGTATTCCGTGGTGGTGAAGAAGCAAAGTTAGCATCGGAGAACTTTGGTCAAGACGTGGATACCTTTGGTGCTAACCTTGAAGGTCAGTTAAACGGTGATGAAATTTTAGAGGTTCGTCGTGTTGCCAACGCAAGCGCTCGCTCCGCGCTTGAGTCAATCGTCGACGTTTACCAAAACGTTAATGACCGAGTTGATTACATTGTATTTAGTACTCCAAAGTTATTTGAAGTACAGTCTGCATCGGATGCGATTTTCGCGAGTTCCGATGAACTATTACAAGATACTCAGAAAGTTGAAACGGCTTATACCAGCCAAACTACTAGCTTAACCGAGTTTGGTAGTATCGCAATTTCAGGTGCTTTATTCGCATTGGTTCTATTGTTGCTGGTGTTGTTGTACCTAAGTCAGCGTAAGGCGGAAAAATCACGCTTAAAAGAGTCAGAAGTTGCGGCGGAAAAAGAAAAAGAAGAAAACGCCCAGAACCAGGAAGCGATTATCCGATTGCTTGATGAGATCGACAGCTTGGCAGATGGTGACTTGACGGTAAAGGCAACCGTAACCGAGGACTTCACAGGTGCTATTGCTGACTCCTTTAACTTAACTATTGACCAGTTGCGTGGTGTGGTAGGAACCATTAACGATGCGGTAAAACAAGTATCGAAATCTACCGATGAAACTCAACAAACCTCGATGGCATTAGCCGAAGCTTCGCGCCAACAAGCGCAAGAAATTACCGGAGCTTCTGCCGCGATTAATGAGATGGCTGCTTCGATCGAGCAGGTATCTACCAACGCATCTGAATCTTCTCAGGTTGCGGAAAAATCGGTAGAAATCGCCAAAAAAGGCGGAGCGGTTGTACGAAATACGATTAAAGGGATGGATACCATTCGTGAGCAGATTCAAGAAACCTCGAAACGTATTAAGCGTCTTGGTGAGTCGTCGCAAGAGATTGGTAACATCGTATCTTTGATTAACGATATTGCTGACCAAACCAACATTCTGGCACTAAACGCAGCGATTCAGGCATCGGCGGCAGGTGAAGCCGGTCGTGGTTTCGCGGTTGTTGCGGATGAGGTACAACGACTGGCGGAACGTTCTGGTAACGCAACTAAGCAGATTGAAGCGCTAGTAAAAACCATTCAGAATGATACTAACGAAGCAGTAATCTCGATGGAAGATACCACCTCTGAAGTTGTTCGCGGTGCTCGTTTGGCGCAAGACGCGGGTGTTTCTCTAGAAGAAATTGAAAACGTATCGACCAATCTGGCAGATTTGATTCAATCGATTTCAAACGCTGCACGCCAACAGGCAGCTTCCGCAGGTCACGTATCTAATACCATGACCATTATTCAGGAAATTACTTCACAAACTTCTGACGGTACTACAGAAACTGCTCGCTCGATTGGTGAGTTGGCTGAACTTTCTGAAGGTTTGCGTCGTTCGGTTGCCGGCTTTAAGTTGGACTCTAGTAACGAAGATTACTATGGTGCTGACGCGGCTGCTAGCCAACAGTATGACGAAGTCTCGATCGAGGATATGCTCGAGCAAACCGAAGAAGATATGATGGAAGCTGAAAGAGAGTTTGAGGATGTTGAACAGCAAATCGATGAACTTGATGAAGACTTATCAAAAGAAGAGCCGCAAATGAGCGAAGAATCTGATTTTGATGATTTAGAAGAGTTGTTTGCTGAAGAAACTGAATCAACTGAAAAAACTCTTTAA